A single genomic interval of Pyrus communis chromosome 7, drPyrComm1.1, whole genome shotgun sequence harbors:
- the LOC137740323 gene encoding ribulose bisphosphate carboxylase small subunit, chloroplastic-like — MASSMISSATVSTVYADCAAPAQASMVAPFTGLKSSSAFPVTRKSNDITSIASNGGRVQCMQVWPPLGLKKFETLSYLPPLSPESLAKEVDYLLRKNWVPCLEFELETGFVYRENHKSPGYYDGRYWTMWKLPMFGCTDSSQVLKELEENKKAYPNAFIRIIGFDNVRQVQCISFIAYKPPGY; from the exons ATGGCTTCCTCCATGATTTCCTCCGCTACCGTGTCTACAGTTTACGCCGACTGTGCCGCCCCGGCTCAAGCCAGCATGGTTGCTCCATTCACTGGCCTCAAGTCGTCCTCAGCTTTCCCTGTCACCAGAAAGAGCAACGACATTACCTCTATTGCAAGCAATGGAGGAAGAGTGCAATGTATGCAG GTGTGGCCTCCACTTGGATTGAAGAAGTTCGAGACCCTCTCTTAccttcctcctctctctccagAGTCCTTGGCCAAGGAAGTTGACTACCTCCTCCGCAAAAACTGGGTTCCCTGCTTGGAATTTGAGTTGGAG ACTGGATTTGTGTACCGTGAGAACCACAAATCCCCAGGATACTATGATGGAAGGTACTGGACAATGTGGAAGCTGCCCATGTTCGGATGCACCGACTCTTCTCAGGTGTTGAAGGAGCTGGAGGAGAACAAGAAGGCTTATCCCAACGCCTTCATCCGTATCATCGGATTCGACAACGTCCGCCAAGTGCAGTGCATCAGTTTCATCGCCTACAAGCCTCCAGGCTACTAA
- the LOC137740729 gene encoding uncharacterized protein, translated as MSLPSLLEREDPMDIYMVETLPEDWKRLIMQYVDNPSGKHDHKTRANRQTEASNKVLIGILEKIIKEKSGMWQLKLNEALWAYQTSFRSATGTTPYVLTYGHNVMLLVELSINSLRVIEQSNLFSAKYSQAMRQELEDLEEAWLDAYNLLVAQKKIAKQAYN; from the exons ATGTCCCTACCTTCGTTGTTGGAACGTGAGGATCCTATGGATATCTACATGGTCGAGACATTACCAGAGGACTGGAAAAGATTAATCATGCAGTATGTTGATAATCCTAGTGGCAAACATGATCACAAGACAAGG GCAAATAGACAGACCGAAGCAAGTAATAAAGTTCTAATTGGTATCCTTGagaaaattataaaagaaaagtcTGGTATGTGGCAATTGAAGTTAAATGAGGCATTATGGGCATATCAAACTTCATTCCGATCAGCAACAGGGACGACACCATATGTGTTAACTTATGGACACAACGTTATGCTACTAGTCGAGCTAAGCATAAACTCGTTACGAGTTATTGAACAAAGCAATTTGTTCAGTGCCAAGTATAGTCAGGCCATGAGGCAAGAgttggaggatttggaggaaGCTTGGCTTGATGCCTATAACTTACTAGTGGCACAGAAAAAGATTGCCAAACAAGCTTACAATTGA